Proteins encoded in a region of the Bacteroidales bacterium genome:
- a CDS encoding DUF4252 domain-containing protein, translated as MKKITLVLISAFLAISLNLSAQTAVDKIFDKYNGSTGFTSVTMNKYMFEMIARMDTSIENKEFREAISKLYSIRILAMDSVNSGGVNLYDVVMKSLPKKEYKELMTVKEEGTDIIFMVKEDNDIITELLLITGGVDDENALIVIKGEIDLATIGAIGRSMNIEGLEQLEKLKEHK; from the coding sequence AAAAAATCACATTAGTACTTATATCGGCATTTCTTGCCATCAGCTTAAACCTTAGCGCACAAACAGCCGTTGATAAAATTTTCGACAAATACAATGGCTCCACCGGCTTTACCTCGGTAACAATGAATAAATATATGTTTGAGATGATAGCACGTATGGACACTTCTATTGAAAACAAAGAATTTCGCGAAGCTATTTCGAAACTTTATAGTATTCGCATTTTGGCAATGGACTCAGTAAATAGCGGTGGCGTTAACCTTTATGATGTTGTTATGAAATCGCTACCAAAAAAAGAATACAAAGAGTTAATGACAGTAAAGGAAGAAGGTACTGATATTATATTTATGGTAAAAGAAGACAATGATATTATTACCGAATTATTACTAATCACCGGTGGCGTAGACGATGAAAACGCATTAATTGTTATAAAAGGAGAAATAGACTTGGCCACTATTGGAGCTATAGGAAGAAGTATGAATATTGAAGGGTTGGAACAGCTTGAGAAGTTAAAAGAACACAAATAA